The genomic interval atcactggatcggtcaacagaccgatccatagctctctgtgttagttttagagcctcccagccctaaaccctaacatcttcctggtccagagaacgagctaccaagccgtctctgacctagtcctgagaacgagttgccgagccctctccgacttcgtccggtgcaaagaacgagctaccgagccctctctgacctagtccggagaacgagttgccgagccctctccgacttcgtccggtccaaagaacgagctaccgagccctctctgacctagtccggagaacgagatgtcgatccctctccgacttcgtccggtccagagaacgagctaccgagccctctctgacctagtccggagaacgagctgccgagtcctctccgacttcgtctggtccagagaacgagctaccgagccctctctgacctagtccggagaccgagctgccgagccctctccgacttcgtccggtccagagaacgagctaccaagccctctctgactttgcgtgccaagtatccgtacttgaacttttcctctcctcatgatcaaccttgatcatcaatcagtctgagtttaattaatgtctgatacaaacttaaatcagtgtcaacatcaaaacaacagccaggtcagactgtatcaacaataaaTAATATTATCCTATGAAGGACCTATTCTTTGATACAATACATGTATTACCCTCAAGTATAACCTTAAGCCCATTCTTACACATAAGACTGACGAcaaataaaagtttttttttttgaatgtcAGGAACATGGTAGACATTATTCTAAGTCATTTTCTTTTCAGAAAAAACTCAATCTGCACCATTCCTTTTTCGGCAACCATCATTGCATTATAATTCTCCATAAGAATAGTTTGTTCATGCTTTTCAATTTGATACGAGGAAAATAATTGCTTGTTATTGCAAATATGAATGGTAGCACCAAAATCAAGCCACTAATCATTAGACTTTAATTTGTTATAGTCATGTTGGTTTCAGTTATCATGCTAATTTCCATTTTTGAGATCGTTGCACAGATTGCTTCATGTTGTTTTGCAACAACATTAGCATTATTGACATTGATTTCTTTCTTATACCTACAGTCATTTTTGCGATGACTTTTCTTGCCATAATTGAAACAtttaccaaaaaaaaatttctagctATTTCTAGAAGTCTTGAATTTTCTTTCATTATTGACCTTGAAGTTCTTTTTAAAGTTACTTATTTCGGCAACATTAACTTTAAAGGATTCATTGCTATTGCTATTGGGATTACGAGACATAGTCTCCTCTTcaatccttaaatgtttttgcaAGTCCTCTAAGGTTAAATAATCTCTGTTATGcaaaagtttctttttataatcatTCCAACTTTAGGGTAATTAGCAATAATTGTATCCATTtgaaatgattaaaaaaaaatcacttttaaTTCACGAAGTATGGTAACAATGAGTTGTAGTTCATGTATTTGATTAAGAACAGACTTGGTATCAATCATAATATATTTAAGATACTTTAAGATAAGGAATTTGTCTATACCTTCTTTTCagctttgtatttgtatttaattGCATTCCATATCTCTATTAAAGATTCAATTAAGTTGTAGAGATCATAGAGTCTATCGAAGAGAGTGTTGAGAATATATGACCATGACGTATCACCACGTCTTCTTCACTCTTCTTCCATGTAGCCTTGACCGTATCAAAATCATTATCCTTTGGCCAGGGCATAGCGCAGACAGTAGGTGTATGACATCTCTGACGTAATGGTCAGAAGTTAATTCTCAGGAACTGATAACTTGGGGTTTACCTCACCATGTGtctatgacctgtgtacctgcatttaccttccTCCATATCCGTAGAGTCGACACTAggagccgctaaggtagcggatctaccttttctTGAGAACAGTAAGTAGGAAGAATAATTTTCTTTTCCAATGGGTAAAATTGGTATCATCGAATCGTTTGAGTTGAACATTTGGATTGAGAAAAGATGACATATTCTTTTCAATTTTCATTGCAGACATAAAACCTTAAAGATAGTTGGAATTTACAATTTGGAAACATAGAACTATAAAAGTAGAACGGATTTCTGGCATCTCGAAATGCTTAGGTTGAGGTGTATGGAAATACTTTCCTTCAAGGTTTTATTTATCCTCACTACTCAAAGTTTTCTAATAAGTTTTATCAACAAATTACCTCCAAGATACAACAATCCTTAAACACAGTATctagtaaaaatattaaacagCCACAAACATATTAAAAATCTATAGAAATCCATTGAATTTATAGAAAGATTGGTATCTTTCCATGAATTAACATATCtttcaaaaaaataaacaatCCAATTAAGAGACACATCAATTTGCAATTATATGACAATCTCTTACCATCTCTGCCTTTAAAATCAAAGATAGGCAAGATTCTTTGGACCCATACCCCTGGTCCATTCTTGGACCAGGGTCACTCATTGGTGGGATTTCATGAACGCCACATGTATAACAAGTGGGGTCCATAGGATCCCACCAATAAATAGAGTGATCTATTCTCTAAACCACACTTTGCAGTTCAGAGGATCTGTGTTCGGACCACGGGACGGGATCCTCTTGACCCGTACCCTTGGTCCGCTCCTGGACTAGGGATCACTCATTGGTGGGATTCCATAAACCCCACCTATATAACAAGTGGGGTCCACAGGATCCCACCAATAAATAGATCTGAACCGCACTTTGTGGTCCAGAGGATCTGCGCTCGAACCATGGGACAGAATCCTCTTAATCCGTACCCCTAATTTGCTCCTGGACCAGGGGTCACTCATTGGTGGGATTCCATGAATCCCACCTGTATAACAAGTGGGGTCCATAGGATCCCACCAATAAATAGAGTGGTCCATCTTCTAAACTATACTTTGCGGTCTAGAGGATCCACGCTCAGACCATGGGACGGGATCCTCTTGACCCCTACCCCTGATTCGCTCTTAGACCAAGGGTCACTCATTGGTGGGATTCCATGAACCCCACCTATATAATAAGTGGGGTCCATACGATTCCACCAATAAATAGAGTGATTCATCCTCTGAACTGCACTTTACGGTCCAGAGGATCTGCGCTCAGACAACGAGATGGGATCCTCTGGACCCATACCCCTGGCCCACTCCTGGACCAGGGGTCACTCACTGGTGGAATTCCATGAACCTCACATGCATAACAAGTGGGGTCCATAAGATCCCACCAATAAATAGAGTGGTTCATCCTCTGAACCGCACTTTGCGGTCCAGAGGATTTGTGCTTGGACCATGGGACGGGATCTTCTGGACCCATACCCCTGGTCCGCTCCTGGACCAGGGGTCACTCATTGGTGGGATTCCATAAACCCTATCTGTATAACAAGTGAGGTCCGTAGGATCCCACCAATAAATAAAGTAGTCAATCCTCTGAATCATACTTTGAGGTCCAGAGGATTTGCACTCAGACTACAGGATGGGATCCTCTGGATCCATACCCTTGGTTCGCTATTGGACTAGGGGTCACTTGTTGGTAGGATTCTATGAACTCTACCTATATAACAAGCGGGGTCCATAAAATCTTATCAATAAATAGAGCGATTCATCTTTTGAATCATATTTTACGATCTAGAGGATCTGCGCTCGGGCCATGGGACGGGAACTTCTAGACCCATACCCCTGGTCCGCTCCTAGAGTAGGGGTCACTCATTGGTGGGATTCCATGAACCCTACCTATATAACAAATGAGATCCATAGGATCCCATCAATAAATAAAGTGGTCCATCCTTTGAATCGTACTTTGAGGTCTAGAACATATGTGCTCGGACCATGAAATGAAATCCTCTGGACCCGTACTCCTGATCCACTCCTAGACCAGAAGCCACTTATTGATGGGATTGTATAAACCTTAGAGGtctataaaattttatcaataaaTAGAATGATCCATGTTTCGAATCGTATTTTACAATTCAAAAGATCTACACTCTACTCCAGGACCAGTCCCCAACAAATCATTGTCTCGGATGGGAAGAATTCTgattacaaataaattaattgGGCAAGAGTGTTTGATCGATCACTCGACACGCAACTGAGTCCCATTCCAGATAAGGCAAAAAACATGATCATCCTTTGAATCAATTGTATatctaaatatataaaataaaagtgaTATCATTTGTATACGCTACCATAATCAATCGTACGTCTCTTTCTTATCAACTTCTTGATTTTTCCGGgcatttatcaaactaaaattGACCAAAAAAATAGTCctttagtaaaaattttaaaatgggcGACCGAGGTACTTTTGGTTTTTCCTAAAGAACTTTAATATTACATTAAAATCTTAAAAGGAGGGGGAAAACAGTGTCTAAATGAAACTTTTTACCTTAAAAATTAtcctataattaattaaaaaaaactcagTGAACAACAATTATAGGCATTCTCGCaatatttttgcaaccaaagaaAATAGGGTAAAAAAACTTAAAAGGGTATCTTAAATTAATAAAAACATcaaattaacattaaaaaaagataaatcaAATGAGCGCTTCTCTCGTGATTCTATCTCAAAAATATCTCAAATACCTCTAAATTCAACATTGTTGTAGAAGCTACCCGCTAGCTTCTACAACGTGTAGAAGCTAACAAATAGATGTTAAACTATGTAGAAGCTACATACACACTCGATTATGATTAAATTATGTTCATTTAAATTGTAATGAGTTTCCTGAAGCTCCTATCAGTTAGTTTGCtcgttgaaatattattttaatcaggTAATTactcaaaaaaaatataaattcatcGTTGTAAAATCTGGCAACTAGCTTATGCATATTGTAGAGGCTAGCAATTAACTTTTGTATGTTGTAGAAGCTACATGCTAGTTTGTACACGGTCGATCATGATCAATTCATTTGAAATGTAATAAGTGTCATGAAGTCTCAATCGTTTAGTTTGTTTGTTGAATGCTATTTTAATCAAATATCGTTCAAATAAGTAAAATCAAAATGATATCATCACTATTATAGAAGTTAAATGCTAACTTCTGCACATTGTAGAAGTTAGTAATTAACTTTTATACATTGTAAAAGCTAACCTCTAGTGTTTACAATTGAAGAAATTAGTTATTATAATTGTAAAAACTAGTTACTAGTTTCTACCCGATCGAATGATCAACTAATGCATTATAAAAGCTAATTGTTAACTTATAAAACTAATTGCTAATTTCTAGCATTGTAAAAGTTAATTACTTATTTAAGAATATTTTAGACATgtcatttaaattttaaatgagatgcaaGTTTGATTTTAATGTGAAATGGAGCGCCCATGAAGCTCAAATGATGGAGGTCCCTTTCATTTTTGCCCAAACAAAAATCTGATGTAGATTTCGCGAGGAAGACAGGGGGAGTGACACCGGAATATCTAATGTCCTCTCCATTATTCATTTATGTGATTCGAAATGTACGTGAATGGTGGAAGAGAGAAACACGCGAACAACCAACTGATTTTTTCATGACACAAAAACATAAATTTATTAGTAAAATATGTCCATGccataaaaattcttttttttttaatttgtgcaTATTATCTTGtatatttatcattttctaatttttaatattgaaAATATCGCTTACAAGATATTTTGTTTCACTAATAAAATGTCCTTGAGTTTTAATCATTGAAATTTACTAATTTGAGTAATTTTTCACTAGATCACGTCACAAAATTGTTGGTAATTACTAATTTGcaattaatttgtttaattagAAGCAAAATTTCCACTATAAATACCATTGGTCCGGTGTTGAGAGAGATCGCAGGCCGGGACGGGTGAGAGCTGCCGGGGGAGAGTGCGCCACAATGAATGTGCTATCAGTCTCCTCATCCACAGCTTTTCCGGCCAGGTCCGGCCGTCGCCGGCGGCTTCCACCATCTAGGCTTCCGCCCACCCcatccccctctcctcctccgttTCCGAGCGTTGTGTCGGCAGTTAAAACGGTAGAGAAGACCTTGGAGCCTCAAATCAAAAAAGATCCGGCCGCCGGAACGAGTACCGGTCCTCGTAAGGTGGCCGATGACCACCGGAACACCACTCGCCCGCCAACTATTGCGCGCCCCAAACCGGCTTCTCTTCGACCTCGAAAACCGCCCTCCTTAATGGCTACCGTCTGCAACGATCTCGAGGAGCTCATCCACACCTTCATTGATCCCCCCGTCCTCCGCCCTTCCGTCGACCCCCGGCGCGTGCTGTCCAACAACTTCGCCCCCGTCGACGAGCTCCCCCCGACGCCCTGCCCCGTGGTCCGCGGCGCCATCCCGCGCTGCCTCGCCGGCGGCGCCTACATCCGCAACGGGCCAAACCCCCAGCACCTGCCCCGCGGCCCCCACCATCTCTTCGACGGCGACGGGATGCTGCACTCCCTCCTCCTCCCCGCCAGCGGCGACGGGACCGACCCTGCCGTCCTCTGCTCCCGCTACGTCCACACCTACAAGTACCTCCTGGAGCGCAACGCTGGCGCGCCCGTCTTCCCCAGTGTCTTCTCGGGCTTCCACGGCTTCGCCGGGCTGGCGCGCGGCGCGGTGACGGCGGCGAGGGTGCTCACCGGTCAGATGAACCCGATGGAGGGAGCGGGGCTGGCAAACACCAGTTTAGTCTTCTTCGGCGATCGCCTCTACGCGCTGGGCGAGTCCGACTTGCCGTACGCCGTTAGGGTGTCGCCGGAGGACGGGGAGATATTCACACTGGGGCGGTGCGACTTCGACGGCCGTCTCTTCATGGGGATGACCGCCCACCCCAAGAAGGATCCATCAACCGGGGAGCTATTCGCCTTCCGATACGGCCCGGTTCCTCCCTTCCTCACCTACTTCCGGTTCGACGCCGAGGGGAACAAGGCGGGGCCCGACGTGCCCATCTTCTCGGTGCAGCAGCCGTCGTTCCTGCACGACTTCGCCGTGACGGGGCGGTACGCTGTCTTCCCGGACCTCCAGATCGTGATGAAGCCGATGGACATGGTGCTGGGGGGCGGCGCGCCGGTGGGGTCGGACAACAGCAAGGTGCCGCGCATCGGCGTGCTGCCGCGGTACGCCACGTCGGAGGCGGAGATGCGATGGTTCGAGGTGCCGGGGTTCAACCCGGTGCACGCGGTGAACGCCTGGGAGGAAGAAGGGGATCTGGTGCTGGTGGCGCCCAACGTGCTGTCGGTCGAGCACGCGCTAGAGCGGATGGAGCTGGTGCACTCCTCCATGGAGATGGTGCGTATCGACCTGGAAGGCAGCGGGGCGGTGTCGCGGACGCCACTGTCGGCGGCGAACCTCGACTTCGGGGTGATCCACCCGGGCTACCTGGGGCGGAGGAACCGGTACGCCTACCTCGGAGTGGGAGACCCCATGCCGAAGATAAGCGGGGTGGTGAAGCTCGACTTCGAATCCGCCGGACACGGCGACTGCGTGGTGGCGCGGCGGCACTTCGGCCGGGGGTGCTTCGGAGGGGAGCCGGTTTTCGTGCCCAAAAGTGAaagggaagaggaggaggaggacgaagGGTACCTGGTGTCGTACGTGCACGATGAGGTCCGCGCCGAGTCGAGGTTCGTGGTGATGGACGCGCAGTCGCCGGAGCTGGACATCGTGGCGGAAGTTCTGTTGCCCCGCCGGGTGCCCTACGGATTCCACGGACTCTTCGTCTCCAAAGAAGAACTGCGATCGCAACGCCAATCGTAGAGATCGCAAACCCCAAGGAGGGCCCTACATGCGCCTCTGTGGACCCACCAGGGTCCCAATTTACTCCTCAATGTCATATATAacatgtttatttttattattgtgaaTAAAAATGACTATATTTTATAAGATAATTCATGGTCGTTGGCAGAGGATCAAATTCTAACCGGTATATGCGTGATTGCGACTTTTATGCATTAATTGGAACCACAAATGCTGCTTGGTTGAGATTTAAAGACAATAAGTCTGCGGGATGTTGACCCCCGAGCTCATAGTCATCTCATGGGAAGTAACATAACGTGGCCGAAGAGACTATcataaactttttaaagtttgTCTCTTCTTTACAGAACTCTTAATCACTTCaaacaaaaattaatatatttttaaaaacatcTTTAACGTATCTATATTGAATTCGATAGAGTAAATTGAAAATTAGGTACGCTTAATAAGAAATCTCGAAATCTGTACATGTGATTCACTGCAAAATGCCGTTGTCATATTCATCACTCAGACTTGTTCTTAAACTTTTCTTACGAGTTCAACGGATTTATGATTGATCTCCTCTCTCCTCATCCAGAGTCGTATATGTGTTCGACGGAGCTGAGCACATATTAAAAAATGACTCTTTTACAATGATAACTAATAATaaaattcaatttacaaataacatatatactaaatatataaataaattaaaaataaatatattacatcaataaaaaattaataaatatttaaataattatataaacactacTCGTCTAGATGTTttaaagataaaaatatttattaaatctgTATAATTCAATTGTCAGACACTTTCTTTCTCAATCAATAATATTG from Zingiber officinale cultivar Zhangliang chromosome 6B, Zo_v1.1, whole genome shotgun sequence carries:
- the LOC121992914 gene encoding 9-cis-epoxycarotenoid dioxygenase NCED1, chloroplastic-like produces the protein MNVLSVSSSTAFPARSGRRRRLPPSRLPPTPSPSPPPFPSVVSAVKTVEKTLEPQIKKDPAAGTSTGPRKVADDHRNTTRPPTIARPKPASLRPRKPPSLMATVCNDLEELIHTFIDPPVLRPSVDPRRVLSNNFAPVDELPPTPCPVVRGAIPRCLAGGAYIRNGPNPQHLPRGPHHLFDGDGMLHSLLLPASGDGTDPAVLCSRYVHTYKYLLERNAGAPVFPSVFSGFHGFAGLARGAVTAARVLTGQMNPMEGAGLANTSLVFFGDRLYALGESDLPYAVRVSPEDGEIFTLGRCDFDGRLFMGMTAHPKKDPSTGELFAFRYGPVPPFLTYFRFDAEGNKAGPDVPIFSVQQPSFLHDFAVTGRYAVFPDLQIVMKPMDMVLGGGAPVGSDNSKVPRIGVLPRYATSEAEMRWFEVPGFNPVHAVNAWEEEGDLVLVAPNVLSVEHALERMELVHSSMEMVRIDLEGSGAVSRTPLSAANLDFGVIHPGYLGRRNRYAYLGVGDPMPKISGVVKLDFESAGHGDCVVARRHFGRGCFGGEPVFVPKSEREEEEEDEGYLVSYVHDEVRAESRFVVMDAQSPELDIVAEVLLPRRVPYGFHGLFVSKEELRSQRQS